The genome window TGATTTTAGCAGCTGGTCGCGGTGAACGTTTACGACCATTAACAGATCACACTCCTAAACCGCTTGTAAAAGCAGGAAAAAAAGACTGATTGAATACCTTATTGAAAATCTAGTGGCAGCTGGTGTTGATGAGATTGTGATTAATTATGCTCATCTGGGCGAGCAATTCCCTGTCGCTCTAGGAACTGGTGAACGCTATGGTTGTCGCATCACGTATTCACCGGAAAATGAAGGTAGTTTAGAAACTGCAGGCGGTATAGCTCAGGCATTACCTTTATTGGGGGATGAGCCATTTATCGTAGTCAATGGTGATATATGGACTGACTATGATTTTTCTAACTTGGCAAAGTATTCACTTCAGCAAAATTGTGACTGCCATTTAGTCATGGTGAATAACCCAAAGCACAATGCTGATGGCGATTTTGCACTCGCCGAAAATGGCTGTGTGATGCTTTCAGGAAATAAAAAGTTCACGTTTAGTGGAATGGGACTTTACCATCCAAGATTATTTAAACACTTACCGGTTGAACGTAAAGCACTTAAGCCTATTTTCGAGAAAGTGATACAAGATAACAGGATGACTGGAGAACTCTATAAAGGGCAGTGGTCAGATATTGGCACACTGGAGCGTCTGACAGCCTTAGAAAAAGAGCTTAGTTAAACTAAGCTCTATCCGCACATAAAAATTCTAATAATGCTTTTTGGGCATGCAGACGATTCTCTGCTTCGTCCCAGACAACACTTTGATCACCATCAATCACTTCAGCGGTCACTTCTTCACCACGATGAGCTGGCAAACAATGCATAAATAAAGCATCTTTTGCAGCTACTTTCATAATGTCGTTATTCACTTGGAAATCGGCAAAGGCTTGCTCTCGTTTGCGTTGCTCTTCCTCTTGTCCCATGCTCGCCCACACATCGGTGACGACTAGGTCGGCATCTTTAGCAGCCTCAGCAGCACTGTTAAATAACTCGATTTTCGCTTCAACAGCAGACACAACTTCAGACTTAGGCTCGTATCCTGCTGGCGTTGCTATATGTAATTCAAACCCAAATTGCTGTGCAGCGTTAATGTATGAATGACACATATTATTGCCATCCCCAATCCAGACCACTTTCTTACCTTTGATGAAACCACGATGTTCCTGATAAGTTTGCATATCAGCTAATAATTGGCATGGATGGAAATCA of Methylophaga marina contains these proteins:
- the argF gene encoding ornithine carbamoyltransferase, with amino-acid sequence MRHFLTLKDLTSEELQALINRASELKKMQHQGEIYQPLKNKVLAMIFEKSSTRTRVSFESAMIQFGGGSIFLSPDDTQLGRGEPVEDSARVISSMVDAVMIRTFEHAKLETFAKYSSVPVINALTDDFHPCQLLADMQTYQEHRGFIKGKKVVWIGDGNNMCHSYINAAQQFGFELHIATPAGYEPKSEVVSAVEAKIELFNSAAEAAKDADLVVTDVWASMGQEEEQRKREQAFADFQVNNDIMKVAAKDALFMHCLPAHRGEEVTAEVIDGDQSVVWDEAENRLHAQKALLEFLCADRA